The Enterobacter asburiae genomic sequence CCACCATCGGCTCGGCGTCGCAGTCCAGCTTGGCGAGAATGAACTGACCGTTGTACTGGGCAGCAAGGCTTTCCAGCACCGGCGTCAGCTGCAGGCAGTGTTGGCTGCGTTCAGACCAGAAGTAGAACAGGACCGGTTTGGTCATCGACTGTTCAAGGGTCTGTTGCAGGTTAGCTTCTGTAATATTGACGATATTCTGTACGGACATGCGGCTTTCTCTTTTGTCGGTTTGTTCTTTACATGGGGATGAGCGTCGTCGCTTCAACTCAACCGTGCAAAATTTTGTCCATCATCCGGCCCGGCAGCAGGCGTTTTAACCAGCCTACGGCGTGGGTGACCAGCGTTACCGGATAGCGCATTTTGGGATGTTCGCTCTCAAAAGCATGGCGCACTTTGGCTACCACCGCCTCTGGCCCGAGGGTAAAACGTGCGGCAATGCCGGGGTTCTCGACCGGTTTATCCGCCTGGGTCTGGTTCACGTTTTCGGTAAAGCGGGTGCGGATCGGGCCGGGTTCAATCAGGCTGACCTTGATGCCGCTGTGGCGTAGCTCCATGCGCAGGGCGTCGGACCAGGCCTCCAGCGCATATTTGCTGGCGGCGTAGGCGCCGCGGCCCGGGGTGGAAATCAGCCCCATCACTGACGATGTCATCACGATGCGCCCTTCACCGTGGGGCAGCATCGCGGGGAGCAGACGCATGGTGAGCTGATGCACGCCGAAGAAGTTGGTCGAAAACTGTTTCTCCAGCGTTTCGCGGGAGAGCGTATCCAGCGGACCATACACGCCGTAGCCGGCATTGTTAAAGAGCCCATAGAGACGATTGTCGGTCAGCGCGATCACTTCATCGGCGGCGCGTTCAACGCTCTCCGGCGAGTCCATATCCAGCAGCACGCCGGTAAAGCCCAGCCCGTTCATGCGTTCGACATCGTCGGGTTTGCGACAGGCCGCCAGCACCCGAAACCCCTGGCGCTTCAGTTCGAGCGCGCTTTCCAGGCCGATTCCACTGGAACATCCTGTAATTAAGACCGATTTTTGCATAACTTTACCTGTCAGGATCTCCGCTTAATCAGGAGTCATGTTTAACTAAAGGAGCCAGCCGCGTTGCCATCCAGTCGGCAATAAACGGCTGAGCATCGCGATTGGGGTGGATCCCGTCGTCTTGCATCCACTGGGGTTTGAGATAGACCTCTTCCATGAAAAATGGCAGCAGCGGAATATCAAACTCTTTGGCAAGCTTAGGGTAGATCGCGCTAAAGGCTTCATTATACCGACGACCGTAGTTGGCGGGCAGGCGAATTTGCATCAGCAGCGGCTGGGCGTTTGCCGCTTTGATATCCTGCAAAATGGTGCGCAGCGTTTGCTCGGTTTGCTGAGGCTGAAAACCGCGCAATCCATCGTTACCGCCAAGTTCCACCAGCACCCAGCGCGGCTGGTGCTGTTTGAGCAGCGCAGGCAGGCGCGACAGGCCCTGCTGCGAGGTATCACCGCTGATGCTGGCGTTGATTACCGGCGTCTTGCTCTGCCATTTGTCATTGAGCAGGGCGGGCCAGGCCGCGCTGGCCGCCATGCGATAGCCTGCGCTGAGGCTGTCGCCGAGAACCAGTAACGTGTCCGCTGCCGCCGCGCGGAAGGTCATCAGAATCAAAAACAGGAAGGGCAAATGCCAGCGGAAAACAGTGTTGAAGTTCATCATCTTAAGAAGTCCGTCGGTCAGGGGGAACACGAGCTTTCCATCCTTACTGGAGTTGAACTCGTTGTCAAACGCGCTGAAACCATCGCGCTGATTGGCGAATCCGGCTCCGGCAAATCCACGCTGCTGGCGATTTTGGCCGGTCTGGACGACGGCAGCAGCGGCGAGGTCCACCTTGTCGGGCACCCGCTGCACCAGCTTGATGAAGAGGCGCGGGCCGCGCTGCGCGCGCGTCACGTTGGTTTTGTTTTTCAGTCCTTTATGCTGATTCCCACCCTGAACGCGCTGGAAAACGTCGAACTCCCGGCGCTGTTGCGCGGTGAAAACAGCCGTGAAAGCCGCACGCATGCGAAGGCGCTGCTGGAACAGCTCGGTCTGGGGAAACGTCTCTACCATCTTCCCGCGCAGCTTTCCGGCGGCGAGCAGCAGCGCGTGGCGCTGGCGCGGGCGTTTAACGGTCGACCCGAAGTCCTGTTTGCCGATGAGCCCACCGGTAACCTTGACCGTAAAACCGGCGACAAAATTGCCGACCTGCTGTTTTCGCTCAACCGCGAGCACGGCACCACGCTGATCCTCGTGACCCACGATCCTCAGCTCGCCGCCCGCTGCGACCGTCGCCTGCGTCTGGTCAACGGTATTCTTCAGGAGGAGGCATGATTACCCGCTGGTTCTGGCGCGAGTGGCGTTCCCCCTCGCTGCTGATCGTCTGGCTGGCGCTCAGCCTGGCGCTGGCCTGCGTGCTGGCGCTCGGCAGCGTCAGCGACCGCATGGAAAAAGGGCTCAGCCAGCAGAGCCGGGAGTTTATGGCGGGGGACAGGACGCTGCAAAGCTCCCGCCCGGTGCCGTCGGGCTGGATTGACGAAGCGCGCAAAGAAGGGCTGAAGGTGGGGGAGCAGATAACCTTCCAGACCATGACCTTTGCGGGCGACACGCCGCAGCTCGCCAGCGTGAAGGCCGTCGATGATATCTACCCGATGTACGGCGAATTGCAGACCAACCCGCCCGGGCTGAAGCCGAAGCCCGGCACGGTGCTGCTGGCATCACGTCTGATGGCGCTTCTGAACCTGAAACCCGGCGACAGTATCGACGTCGGCGACGCCACGCTGAAAATCGCCGGGGAAGTGGTCCAGGAACCCGACTCCGGCTTTAATCCCTTCCAGCTCGCGCCGCGCCTGCTGATGAATACTGCGGATGTCGCGGCAACCCATGCCGTTCAGCCGGGCAGTCGCGTCACCTGGCGCTATAAGTTTGGCGGCACGCCAGCCCAGCTTGACGCGTACGAAAAATGGCTTCTGCCGCAGCTGAAATCAGAGCACCGCTGGTACGGGCTGGAACAGGACGAAGGGGCGCTCGGCAAATCTCTCGAGCGTTCTCAGCAGTTCCTGCTGCTTTCGGCGCTGTTAACCCTGCTGCTGGCCATTGCGGCGGTTGCCGTGGCGATGGGCCACTACTGCCGCAGCCGTTACGACCTGGTGGCGATCCTCAAAACCCTTGGGGCGGGCAGGGCGCAGCTGCGCAAGCTTATTGTCGGCCAGTGGCTGATGCTGCTGATTCTGTCCGCGCTGACCGGCGGAATAATGGGGCTGCTGTTTGAAAAACTGCTGATGGTGATGCTGAAACCGGTGCTCCCGGCCGCCTTGCCGCCGGCCAGCCTCTGGCCGTGGCTATGGGCAATCGGCGCGATGACGGTGATTTCGCTGCTGGTAGGGCTACGCCCGTACCGCCTGCTGCTCGCGACGCAGCCGCTGCGCGTGCTTCGCAACGATGTGGTAGCGAACGTCTGGCCGCTGAAGTTCTACCTTCCGGTGATTATTGCCGTAGCGGTGGGGCTGCTGGCGTGGCTGATGGGGGGCAGCACGCTGCTGTGGGCGGTACTGGCCGGGGCGGTTGTGCTGGCGCTGCTGTGCGGCGTGCTGGGCTGGATACTGCTCAACGTCCTGAAGCGGCTGACGGTGAAATCCCTGCCTGTGCGCCTGGCGGTCAACCGCCTGCTGCATCAGCCCTGGTCAACGCTCAGCCAGCTGTCGGCGTTTTCGCTGTCGTTTATGCTGCTGGCGCTGCTGTTAGTGCTGCGCGGCGATCTGCTGGATCGCTGGCAGCAGCAGCTTCCCCCGGAAAGCCCGAACTATTTCCTGATCAACATTGCCCCTGAGCAGGTCACGCCGCTGAAGGGCTTCCTGTCGGAGCATCACATTATTCCTGAATCGTTCTATCCCATCGTGCGCGCGCGTCTGACGCAGATCAACGGTCAGCCAACGGAGGGGAATAAGGACGAGTCGCTGAACCGCGAGCTGAACCTGACCTGGCAGGAAAAACGCCCTGACCATAACCCGATAACCGCCGGCACCTGGCCGCCGAAAGCGGGGGAAGTCTCGATGGAAGAGGGGCTGGCGACGCGGCTGAACGTGAAGCTCGGGGACAGCGTCACCTTTACCGGCGATACCCAGGATTTTACCGCGAAAGTCACCAGCCTGCGTAAAGTGGACTGGGAAAGCCTGCGGCCAAACTTCTTCTTTATCTTCCCGCCGGGCGCGCTGGACGGGCAGCCGCAGAGCTGGCTGACCAGCTTCCGCTGGGAAAACGGCAACGGCATGCTGACCCAGCTCAACCGGGAGTTTCCGACGGTCAGCCTGCTGGATATCGGGGCGATCCTGAAGCAGGTAGGGCAGGTGCTGGAGCAGGTGAGCCGCGCGCTGGAGGTCATGGTGGTGCTGGTGACGATCTGCGGCGTGCTGTTGCTGCTGGCTCAGGTGCAGGTGGGGATGCGCCAGCGCCATCAGGAGCTGGTGGTCTACCGCACGCTGGGGGCCGGAAAGCGGTTGCTGCGGATGACGCTCTGGAGCGAGTTTGCGCTGCTGGGGCTGGTGGCGGGTCTGGTGGCGGCCATTGGCGCGGAAACGGCGCTGGCGGTGCTGCAGGCAAAGGTCTTTGACTTCCCGTGGGAGCCTGACTGGCGTCTCTGGTTGATCCTGCCTTTCAGCGGCGCGGTGCTGCTTTCTCTTTGCGGAGGCTGGCTCGGCACGCGGCTGTTAAAGGGGAAAGCCCTGTTCCGTCAGTTTGCAAGTTGATTTAGAACCGTGATAGTTGCGCGCCGGTTTTTAATGCCGGTGCGCAGTATTAAAATAGCACAAAGTGATAATACCCACTCATTTAGTAGCACAAAACATTAAAAACCCGACCACACGGCCCGATTATTTCCAGTTAATATTCACCCGCTAAATATTTAGCAGCGTGTCTATTAAGGAAAAATAATGACTATAAAAAAATCAGCGCTGGCGGCAACGATCGGCGCGGCAGTGGCATTGACTACCTTCGCTTCTCAGGCGGAAATCACCGTTCTTAAGCAGGATCCTCAGGCGGGTAACCCGCTGAGCCGTCTGAACTTCACCGTTGGCGGCAGTATTCGTCCTCAGTTCCAGAACATGACCGGCGACGACGGTAAAAACAGCTACAAGCGTAACGGCTTTGACGGCGGCACCCGTTTCCGTTTCGCGGCTGATTACTACCTGTTTGATGACATCAGCTGGATCAGCTACTACGAGCTGGGTGTCAATATTCCTGCGCAGTTTAACTGGGATCACCACTACGCCGACGGCGCACACGACACCACTCGTCGTATGCTCTACACCGGTCTGAAGAGCGATACCTGGGGTACGCTGACCTTCGGTCAACAGAACAGCGTTTACTATGATGTGGTGGGCGCGAAAACCGATATCTGGGACTACGACATGATCGGTCAGGCTCCGGGTAACGGGATCAACGGCGATTACGACGGTTCTTACCGTTCACGCCAGATGCTGAAATATAAGAAAACCGTGGGCGATGCCGACATCTACGCATCTTACCTGTTTGAAGACAGCGAATACCTGCCGGGCAACGGCCTGCGCTACAAGCGTAAAGGCGGCGGTTCACTGGGTCTGGATTACCACCTGACTACCGATCTGACCTGGGGCGCCGCGTGGAACTACACCCGCGCGGACATGCGTAACCCGGACAACGGCGACAGCAAAACCTACGACCAGAACATTCTCGGTACCGCGCTGAGCTGGACCCCGGACAACTGGACCTTCTCCGCAGGCGGCGGCTGGTACCAGAACTTCCTGACCACCAAAAAAGTGTCTGTTAACGACTACTTCGCCGGTGATGCATGGGGTATTGAATACTTTGCGGGCTACAAGTTCCCAATCGGCCAGTACGCGGTTAAATCCATCCAGCCTTACTTCATGGGTGACCGTATTGAGTACGTGAACGGCCGTAACTACCAGCGCATCGACAACGGCGTGGGTATCAGCTTCCAGCTGGATTACGGTTTCCGCGTGGATTACGAACACGTGTTCACGTCCAGCACCGACAACCTGGGCGACATGAACCTGGTGCGTCTGCGTTACGACTTCTAAGTCGTCTTGTAGGGTGCGGCCTGATGCCCTCACCCTGACCCTCTCCCACGGGGAGAGGGAACAAACATTAAAAACGGCAACCCTGGTTGCCGTTTTGCTTTTACCTCGCCACCCGGCTTTGTTTTAGCGATTAAGCCAGTCAGCGACCTCGCCATACGTCCCGCGATACACAATCTTCTCCGCCTTTTTCTCCAGCTGATAGCCGTACATCGGGTCGTAATAGTCCTTCAGCAGCGGCGCAAGCCAGCTGAAGTGCGCCTCTGTGCTGCCGGAGCGTTGCTGTTCCAGCAGCGCGGAATCTAACAGCGCGGTGAATTCTGCATACCGCTGCAGCCCCAGACGGCGGCGAATGGCGAACAGGCCGTGATGCAGATACTCGCTGTACTCCTTCCAGCCCGCGTCTTCACCGTAGGCAGCAGAAAAATCCGCCCACATGTGATCGAAATACTCTTCGCGCAGGCGCTCAAGGCGGACGTCAAACGGGTCTTCGACGACAACGATAGGGGCTTCAACCATGCGGTCGCGCAGACACTCCGGCAGGTGGTTGGAGCCAATCATCCGCCCCTCGTCTTCCAGCACCCAGCGCGCGGCGTCTTTTTTCAGGAGCTCAGCCGCAAGGTGATTTTCAAAGCTGGCCTGGGAAAGCTGCGGCGTGAGCGTGCGGCCAAACGACGAACCGCGGTGGTGCGCCAGCCCTTCCAGATCGATACCCTGCGCGTGCTGCTTCACCAGCAGGGTTTTGCCGTTTCCGGTACAGCCGCCGATGAGCACCATCGGCTTTTGTGACTGCTCGATGGTCACCTGAATCGCCGTCTGACGCAGGGCCTTATAGCCGCCGCGGATCAGCGGGTAGTCGATGCCCGCCTCTTTCAGCCAGGCCTGCGAGATATGCGAGCGCTGGCCGCCGCGCGCGCAGCAGAGAAAGCCCTCAGGATGGGTAAGGCTGGCTTCCCGCCAGGCGTTGATGCGTGCCTCACGCGTCTCGCCGCTCACCAGACTGTGGCCGAGCGCCAGCGCGGCGTCGGGCCCCTGGCGTTTATAGCAGGTGCCGACGGCGGCGCGCTCGTCGTCGTTCATTAAGGGCAGGTTGACCGCCGCAGGCATCGCGCCCTGGGCAAATTCGATCGGCGCGCGAACGTCGATTAAAGGGGTATCAGACGCGAGGATCGCGCGATAGTCCGTTCCATCGTTCATGGTTATTCCAGAAGAAAACTCAGCAGCAATGGGCGGGGATTGTACGCCGGGGAAGGGGAAGATCAACTCCCCGGCGCAGATGTCTTACTTGAGCTTTGACTGTGCCCAGACAATACCGCTCGCATATTCCGGCGGCAGGAGCGGGATCATGGCTTCCAGGGTGGCGCTCAGGCGGCCCGTGTCGCTGTCGTTCAGGTTCAGGTGACCGACCTTACGACCCGCGCGGACCTCTTTGTCATACCAGTGCAGATGCACGAGCGGCAGCTTCAGCCAGTCGTAGTTCAGATCGGTGCCGATCAGGTTGATCATCACCGACGGGCTGTTCACCACCGGCTGCGGCAGCGGCAGGTCGGCGATCGCGCGCAGGTGCAGCTCGAACTGGCTGATGGACGCGCCGTTTTGCGTCCAGTGCCCGCTGTTGTGCACGCGCGGCGCAAGTTCGTTGATCAGCAGACCGGACGGGGTGATAAAGCACTCCATCGCCATGACGCCCACATACCCGAGTTCGTGCATGATGGCAGAGAGCATATCTTCCGCCTGCGCCTGCTGGTCAGCATTGGCGTGCGGGAAGGCGACGCTGGTGCGCAGAATGCCGTCCTGATGCAGGTTATGCGTCAGCGGATAAAAGACGGTATGCCCGTCGTGCCCGCGCGCGCCAACCAGCGACACTTCGCCGCTGAAGTTAATGCCTTGCTCAACGATGCACTCGCCGTAGCAGTCGTCCGGCAGTTCTGCCGTTTCA encodes the following:
- a CDS encoding porin; this translates as MTIKKSALAATIGAAVALTTFASQAEITVLKQDPQAGNPLSRLNFTVGGSIRPQFQNMTGDDGKNSYKRNGFDGGTRFRFAADYYLFDDISWISYYELGVNIPAQFNWDHHYADGAHDTTRRMLYTGLKSDTWGTLTFGQQNSVYYDVVGAKTDIWDYDMIGQAPGNGINGDYDGSYRSRQMLKYKKTVGDADIYASYLFEDSEYLPGNGLRYKRKGGGSLGLDYHLTTDLTWGAAWNYTRADMRNPDNGDSKTYDQNILGTALSWTPDNWTFSAGGGWYQNFLTTKKVSVNDYFAGDAWGIEYFAGYKFPIGQYAVKSIQPYFMGDRIEYVNGRNYQRIDNGVGISFQLDYGFRVDYEHVFTSSTDNLGDMNLVRLRYDF
- the tesA gene encoding multifunctional acyl-CoA thioesterase I/protease I/lysophospholipase L1, with the protein product MMNFNTVFRWHLPFLFLILMTFRAAAADTLLVLGDSLSAGYRMAASAAWPALLNDKWQSKTPVINASISGDTSQQGLSRLPALLKQHQPRWVLVELGGNDGLRGFQPQQTEQTLRTILQDIKAANAQPLLMQIRLPANYGRRYNEAFSAIYPKLAKEFDIPLLPFFMEEVYLKPQWMQDDGIHPNRDAQPFIADWMATRLAPLVKHDS
- the ybbA gene encoding putative ABC transporter ATP-binding protein YbbA, with the translated sequence MPAENSVEVHHLKKSVGQGEHELSILTGVELVVKRAETIALIGESGSGKSTLLAILAGLDDGSSGEVHLVGHPLHQLDEEARAALRARHVGFVFQSFMLIPTLNALENVELPALLRGENSRESRTHAKALLEQLGLGKRLYHLPAQLSGGEQQRVALARAFNGRPEVLFADEPTGNLDRKTGDKIADLLFSLNREHGTTLILVTHDPQLAARCDRRLRLVNGILQEEA
- the ybbP gene encoding putative ABC transporter permease subunit YbbP, producing MITRWFWREWRSPSLLIVWLALSLALACVLALGSVSDRMEKGLSQQSREFMAGDRTLQSSRPVPSGWIDEARKEGLKVGEQITFQTMTFAGDTPQLASVKAVDDIYPMYGELQTNPPGLKPKPGTVLLASRLMALLNLKPGDSIDVGDATLKIAGEVVQEPDSGFNPFQLAPRLLMNTADVAATHAVQPGSRVTWRYKFGGTPAQLDAYEKWLLPQLKSEHRWYGLEQDEGALGKSLERSQQFLLLSALLTLLLAIAAVAVAMGHYCRSRYDLVAILKTLGAGRAQLRKLIVGQWLMLLILSALTGGIMGLLFEKLLMVMLKPVLPAALPPASLWPWLWAIGAMTVISLLVGLRPYRLLLATQPLRVLRNDVVANVWPLKFYLPVIIAVAVGLLAWLMGGSTLLWAVLAGAVVLALLCGVLGWILLNVLKRLTVKSLPVRLAVNRLLHQPWSTLSQLSAFSLSFMLLALLLVLRGDLLDRWQQQLPPESPNYFLINIAPEQVTPLKGFLSEHHIIPESFYPIVRARLTQINGQPTEGNKDESLNRELNLTWQEKRPDHNPITAGTWPPKAGEVSMEEGLATRLNVKLGDSVTFTGDTQDFTAKVTSLRKVDWESLRPNFFFIFPPGALDGQPQSWLTSFRWENGNGMLTQLNREFPTVSLLDIGAILKQVGQVLEQVSRALEVMVVLVTICGVLLLLAQVQVGMRQRHQELVVYRTLGAGKRLLRMTLWSEFALLGLVAGLVAAIGAETALAVLQAKVFDFPWEPDWRLWLILPFSGAVLLSLCGGWLGTRLLKGKALFRQFAS
- the mnmH gene encoding tRNA 2-selenouridine(34) synthase MnmH, with translation MNDGTDYRAILASDTPLIDVRAPIEFAQGAMPAAVNLPLMNDDERAAVGTCYKRQGPDAALALGHSLVSGETREARINAWREASLTHPEGFLCCARGGQRSHISQAWLKEAGIDYPLIRGGYKALRQTAIQVTIEQSQKPMVLIGGCTGNGKTLLVKQHAQGIDLEGLAHHRGSSFGRTLTPQLSQASFENHLAAELLKKDAARWVLEDEGRMIGSNHLPECLRDRMVEAPIVVVEDPFDVRLERLREEYFDHMWADFSAAYGEDAGWKEYSEYLHHGLFAIRRRLGLQRYAEFTALLDSALLEQQRSGSTEAHFSWLAPLLKDYYDPMYGYQLEKKAEKIVYRGTYGEVADWLNR
- the purK gene encoding 5-(carboxyamino)imidazole ribonucleotide synthase — encoded protein: MKQVCVLGNGQLGRMLRQAGEPLGITVWPVGLDAEPEAVPFHQSVITAEIERWPETALTRELARHNAFVNRDVFPIIADRLTQKQLFDKLGLPTAPWQLLSDKSEWNDVFAMLGELAIVKRRVGGYDGRGQWRLRADETAELPDDCYGECIVEQGINFSGEVSLVGARGHDGHTVFYPLTHNLHQDGILRTSVAFPHANADQQAQAEDMLSAIMHELGYVGVMAMECFITPSGLLINELAPRVHNSGHWTQNGASISQFELHLRAIADLPLPQPVVNSPSVMINLIGTDLNYDWLKLPLVHLHWYDKEVRAGRKVGHLNLNDSDTGRLSATLEAMIPLLPPEYASGIVWAQSKLK
- a CDS encoding SDR family oxidoreductase is translated as MQKSVLITGCSSGIGLESALELKRQGFRVLAACRKPDDVERMNGLGFTGVLLDMDSPESVERAADEVIALTDNRLYGLFNNAGYGVYGPLDTLSRETLEKQFSTNFFGVHQLTMRLLPAMLPHGEGRIVMTSSVMGLISTPGRGAYAASKYALEAWSDALRMELRHSGIKVSLIEPGPIRTRFTENVNQTQADKPVENPGIAARFTLGPEAVVAKVRHAFESEHPKMRYPVTLVTHAVGWLKRLLPGRMMDKILHG